A window of Cohnella herbarum contains these coding sequences:
- a CDS encoding DMT family transporter encodes MPTLFNLAVGLVILSGLAHSVWNLFTKKSINKNVFLWFCQWAAILIFLPFVLVELPTIGQVPFVGWLLLAASMILHGVYILLLAKSYTIGDLSQVFPIIRGTSPLLVPIFGVLLLNESLSLLGWIGIVCIVSGIFLIGEAKGRIFRKIVDKTILIALLVGVMTTSYTIVDKVTLQYFPSFTLNWASNVGNLLALTTIVMRSQGIRQEWKVNWKTILLGGLLAPGSYILFLKALELMPVSQIAPMREIGTVFGTLMGVFILHERQGKGRILASVSITAGIIMLAQT; translated from the coding sequence GTGCCGACACTGTTCAATCTCGCCGTTGGTCTCGTTATTTTATCGGGCTTAGCCCATTCAGTATGGAATCTCTTTACGAAGAAGAGCATCAACAAAAACGTCTTTCTCTGGTTTTGCCAGTGGGCGGCTATCCTTATTTTTCTTCCATTCGTCCTTGTCGAACTTCCCACGATCGGTCAAGTGCCCTTCGTTGGTTGGCTGTTACTCGCGGCGAGTATGATCCTTCATGGCGTTTACATCCTGTTGCTGGCTAAATCGTATACGATCGGAGACCTATCGCAGGTGTTTCCGATTATTAGAGGGACGAGTCCCTTGCTTGTGCCCATATTTGGCGTTCTTCTGCTCAACGAATCCCTTTCTCTGCTTGGTTGGATCGGAATCGTGTGCATTGTTTCCGGCATTTTTCTTATTGGCGAAGCGAAGGGGAGAATCTTTCGTAAAATTGTCGATAAAACGATCTTAATCGCATTACTAGTCGGAGTGATGACGACTTCCTATACGATCGTGGACAAGGTAACGCTGCAGTATTTTCCGTCCTTTACGCTTAACTGGGCGTCCAACGTGGGTAATTTGTTAGCTTTGACGACTATCGTGATGAGATCGCAAGGTATTCGCCAAGAATGGAAGGTAAATTGGAAAACCATTTTGTTAGGCGGATTGCTTGCACCGGGGAGTTATATTCTGTTCCTAAAGGCGCTTGAGCTTATGCCTGTCTCGCAGATAGCGCCAATGAGGGAGATCGGAACCGTCTTCGGTACGTTGATGGGGGTCTTTATTTTACATGAACGTCAAGGAAAAGGTCGCATCCTCGCTTCGGTATCGATAACCGCAGGTATTATTATGTTAGCCCAAACATAA
- a CDS encoding ArsR/SmtB family transcription factor, which translates to MDTLLIIKALSNETRLKILEWLKEPEVHFGPQSHLPSDCDFPGGICVGSIADKAGLAQSVISGYLVKMQKSGLLESRRHCQWTYYRRDEKGIQQFKDRLLEEI; encoded by the coding sequence ATGGATACTTTATTGATTATCAAAGCACTCTCGAACGAGACGCGACTAAAGATTCTGGAATGGCTGAAGGAACCCGAGGTTCATTTCGGTCCTCAAAGCCATTTGCCGAGCGATTGCGATTTTCCAGGCGGAATCTGCGTAGGCTCTATCGCGGATAAAGCAGGATTAGCGCAGTCCGTGATATCCGGATACTTAGTCAAAATGCAGAAGTCCGGTTTGTTGGAGTCCAGGCGACATTGCCAATGGACTTATTACCGGCGCGACGAGAAGGGTATTCAGCAATTCAAGGATCGACTCCTCGAGGAGATATAG
- a CDS encoding NADH:flavin oxidoreductase: MEKSNSVVQSQTVDALFKPFISEKLKLANRIVMPPMTRSFSPGGVPGPDVAAYYKRRAENGVGLIVTEGTLINHPAASGDPNVPNFHGEKALEGWAHVVAAVHEAGGKIVPQLWHVGMTRSNGSLPHPDAPSIGPSGLNLNGEKVNDPMTKEEIDYIVQAFAQAAADAKRIGFDGIELHGAHGYLIDQFLWERTNQRTDEYGGDMLARARFAVEIVKACRLAVGPDFPIILRMSQWKSAQYDAKLAETPVLLAQLLQPLVDAGVDIFHCSTRRFWEPEFEGSTLNFAGWVKKLTGKPTITVGSVGLDEEFLGAFRGNNAGVSDINELLTRLENEEFDLVAVGRALLVDPAWAEKVRTGKFEELVPFSADALKKLY; the protein is encoded by the coding sequence GTGGAGAAATCGAACTCTGTTGTACAATCGCAAACCGTTGACGCATTGTTTAAACCCTTTATATCGGAGAAATTGAAGCTAGCTAACCGAATTGTTATGCCGCCGATGACTCGCAGCTTCTCGCCAGGCGGAGTGCCGGGTCCCGATGTGGCAGCCTATTACAAACGTCGGGCCGAGAACGGAGTAGGTCTTATCGTTACCGAAGGGACTTTAATTAATCATCCCGCGGCTTCCGGAGATCCTAACGTACCGAATTTCCATGGCGAGAAGGCGCTTGAAGGCTGGGCACATGTCGTTGCCGCCGTTCACGAGGCGGGTGGCAAAATCGTTCCTCAGCTATGGCATGTCGGAATGACTCGAAGCAACGGATCTTTACCGCATCCGGATGCGCCGTCCATCGGCCCTTCCGGTCTTAACCTCAACGGCGAGAAAGTGAACGATCCGATGACGAAAGAGGAGATCGACTACATCGTTCAAGCGTTCGCGCAAGCGGCTGCGGATGCGAAGAGAATCGGATTTGACGGAATCGAGCTGCACGGCGCGCACGGTTACTTGATCGATCAGTTTCTCTGGGAAAGAACGAATCAACGTACGGACGAATACGGCGGAGACATGTTAGCGCGTGCCCGCTTCGCGGTCGAGATCGTCAAAGCTTGCCGCCTAGCGGTTGGACCGGACTTTCCGATTATTCTTAGGATGTCGCAATGGAAGTCGGCCCAATACGATGCTAAACTTGCCGAAACTCCAGTACTACTGGCTCAGCTCTTGCAACCGCTGGTCGACGCGGGCGTCGATATTTTCCACTGCTCGACTCGTCGCTTCTGGGAACCCGAGTTCGAAGGCTCAACCCTTAACTTCGCGGGCTGGGTCAAGAAGTTGACCGGCAAACCGACGATTACAGTAGGTTCGGTCGGGCTGGATGAGGAATTCCTTGGCGCATTCAGAGGGAATAACGCCGGCGTTTCGGATATTAACGAGCTATTGACCCGCTTGGAGAACGAAGAATTCGATCTGGTCGCGGTCGGACGCGCTTTGCTGGTGGATCCGGCGTGGGCGGAGAAGGTCCGTACGGGGAAATTCGAGGAACTCGTTCCGTTTAGCGCGGATGCGCTTAAGAAATTGTACTAA
- a CDS encoding IS3 family transposase, with amino-acid sequence MGAASSTYYERKKASREDTTTETKMPLRGRPVTKHSLTVCGNVISNAQIEEWLMELVSGEEHSYGYLLLTECLHVQRQLIINKKKVYRLCKKLGILHPQRRKKVHYPRRLARNHTITGSNQVWQLDIKYGYVAGYDQFFYIADMIDVYDRSIVGIHIGTNCEAKHVCEAVKKALQSRLKPEESKPIIRTDNGPQFISKAFGELCEAEGIMHERIPPKTPNMNAYIESFHATLERDLLGKESFESFQEAHEAVRNYIDFYNNRRMHRSLGKRSPTAFMKWVEQTTDSLEKYTRAV; translated from the coding sequence GTGGGGGCCGCGTCTTCGACGTACTACGAACGAAAGAAAGCATCACGTGAGGATACAACTACAGAAACAAAAATGCCACTCCGAGGACGCCCTGTAACTAAGCATTCTCTAACGGTTTGCGGAAACGTAATAAGTAATGCACAGATTGAAGAGTGGTTAATGGAGCTGGTGTCTGGCGAAGAGCATAGCTACGGCTATCTGTTGTTAACAGAATGCTTACACGTACAGCGCCAACTCATCATCAATAAGAAAAAAGTGTACCGCCTCTGTAAGAAGCTCGGTATTCTTCATCCGCAACGACGTAAGAAGGTTCACTATCCAAGGCGCCTAGCACGCAATCACACGATAACAGGTTCCAACCAAGTCTGGCAGCTCGATATTAAGTATGGATACGTTGCGGGGTATGATCAGTTTTTCTACATCGCAGATATGATCGACGTTTACGATCGCAGTATCGTCGGCATCCATATCGGTACGAATTGCGAAGCCAAACACGTATGCGAAGCTGTGAAAAAGGCGTTACAGTCACGTCTAAAGCCCGAAGAGAGCAAGCCGATCATTCGCACCGATAACGGCCCCCAATTTATCAGCAAGGCGTTTGGAGAGTTATGCGAAGCAGAGGGAATTATGCATGAGCGCATTCCTCCAAAGACACCTAATATGAATGCATACATCGAGTCCTTTCATGCCACCCTTGAGCGAGATCTGCTTGGAAAAGAGAGCTTTGAATCTTTTCAGGAGGCACACGAAGCTGTACGGAATTACATTGATTTTTACAACAACCGCCGCATGCACAGAAGCCTGGGAAAACGGTCCCCAACGGCTTTCATGAAGTGGGTGGAGCAAACGACTGATTCTTTAGAAAAGTACACTCGAGCCGTTTAA
- a CDS encoding helix-turn-helix domain-containing protein yields MRQRNNAFKEVRYKAAQEALAGMKAGVLARKYDVTPKTIRAWVVEYQETFGADSLPTIDERVMESKRLADLEEKYERALKALGQKELEIEVLRELVKKTNPASMTNSTLPRRSLSRDIQ; encoded by the coding sequence ATGAGACAGCGAAATAATGCCTTTAAGGAAGTACGTTACAAAGCAGCACAAGAGGCTCTTGCGGGAATGAAAGCAGGCGTGCTGGCCAGAAAGTATGACGTGACTCCGAAAACAATTAGAGCATGGGTAGTGGAATATCAAGAGACGTTTGGGGCAGATTCATTGCCAACGATCGACGAACGAGTTATGGAGTCCAAGCGACTTGCAGATCTGGAAGAAAAGTACGAGCGTGCATTAAAGGCGTTAGGGCAAAAAGAGTTAGAGATCGAGGTGCTGCGCGAACTCGTAAAAAAGACGAACCCTGCCTCAATGACAAACTCGACGTTGCCCAGACGTTCATTGAGCAGGGACATACAGTAG
- a CDS encoding phosphotransferase, whose protein sequence is MGSSNQWDAEWEVSDDLAHKLITSQFPQLASKSVKKLGHGWDNTVYLVGTEYVFRFPRREVAIHSLRMEGKILPKLKDYLSIAYSKPIFFGAGNYDFPAPFLGYPYLSGKFPIGLTDKQRKLSASTLAIFLKSLHAFPVQIAQENGVQHDHRNLTDIATRKEKMQKFLSDIALHFSEEEYRALSNYLEQLTTEKVKQKDVFLHGDLHFKNMLVDENGKVSGIIDWGDINIGHPACDLNVVYSFLPPDARSSFFEEYGEVDEETKILARLIAIYIPILIMMQAIDDHDERLIDEAKANIKRALAD, encoded by the coding sequence ATGGGAAGTTCGAATCAATGGGATGCAGAATGGGAAGTGTCGGATGATTTGGCGCATAAATTAATAACCAGTCAGTTCCCGCAGTTAGCTTCAAAAAGCGTAAAAAAGCTAGGGCATGGCTGGGATAACACGGTTTATCTTGTAGGAACCGAATATGTATTTCGATTTCCAAGAAGAGAAGTTGCCATTCATTCTTTAAGGATGGAAGGAAAGATACTGCCTAAGCTTAAAGATTATTTATCCATTGCATACTCGAAGCCCATATTTTTTGGTGCAGGGAATTATGATTTTCCAGCACCCTTCCTAGGCTACCCTTATTTATCCGGAAAATTTCCAATCGGATTGACTGACAAGCAGCGTAAGCTTTCAGCATCAACGCTCGCGATATTCTTAAAAAGCTTGCATGCATTCCCCGTGCAAATTGCCCAAGAAAACGGAGTGCAACATGACCATAGAAATCTAACCGATATTGCGACTCGTAAGGAAAAGATGCAGAAATTCCTTTCCGACATTGCCCTTCATTTCAGCGAAGAAGAATATCGTGCATTATCGAATTATCTGGAACAGCTAACGACTGAAAAGGTGAAGCAAAAGGATGTATTTCTTCACGGTGACCTTCATTTTAAAAATATGCTGGTCGATGAGAATGGCAAAGTCTCGGGGATTATTGACTGGGGAGATATCAATATAGGACATCCCGCTTGCGATTTGAATGTCGTATATAGCTTTTTACCTCCGGATGCGCGTTCAAGCTTTTTCGAAGAATACGGGGAAGTTGATGAAGAAACGAAGATATTAGCTCGATTAATTGCCATATATATCCCGATTTTAATCATGATGCAGGCAATAGATGATCATGATGAAAGGTTAATCGATGAAGCAAAAGCGAACATAAAACGTGCTCTCGCTGATTAA
- a CDS encoding GNAT family N-acetyltransferase has protein sequence MIEVQFNEYSISNDKSKLDTQVILDFLATSYWANKRAPERTLKAIAACDCYGVYHGDNQVGFARIITDGATMFYLCDVFILKEYQGHGLGKKLIETIVGNEDYEWMLGLLGTLDAHGLYEQYGFEHDPNRFMKRLPQGRAAGS, from the coding sequence ATGATTGAAGTTCAATTCAATGAATACAGCATCTCGAACGATAAAAGCAAACTCGATACCCAAGTCATCCTTGATTTTCTTGCAACGAGTTACTGGGCGAATAAGAGAGCGCCGGAAAGAACGTTAAAAGCGATAGCAGCGTGCGATTGTTACGGCGTATATCATGGCGATAATCAGGTAGGCTTCGCGCGAATCATTACGGACGGAGCTACGATGTTTTATTTGTGCGATGTTTTTATTTTAAAAGAGTATCAAGGACATGGGCTTGGCAAAAAGTTGATCGAAACGATTGTCGGCAACGAGGACTACGAGTGGATGCTTGGTTTACTGGGAACATTGGATGCGCACGGTTTATATGAACAATATGGTTTCGAACATGATCCGAATCGATTCATGAAGAGACTGCCGCAAGGAAGAGCTGCAGGAAGTTGA
- the cysK gene encoding cysteine synthase A, with product MTKIAKNLTDLIGNTPLLELFNFSNRHEIEATLIAKLEYFNPAGSVKDRIGFAMIKDAEDRGVINKESVIVEPTSGNTGVGLAFAAAALGYKLIITLPESFSVERRKLLLALGAQLVLTPATEGMAGAIRKADEIAASLPNAYVPQQFKNPANPSIHRTTTAEEIWRDTDGEVDIFVAGVGSGGTISGVGETLKSRKSSVQIIAVEPSDSAVLSGGTKGVHKIQGIGAGFIPDNYDASVVDEVYPVKNEDAFETARQLARSEGLLVGISSGAAVFAALQIAKRPANKGKKIVVLLPDTGERYLSTPLFPEA from the coding sequence ATGACTAAAATCGCTAAGAATCTAACGGACTTGATCGGCAACACGCCTTTATTGGAGTTATTCAACTTCTCAAATCGTCATGAAATAGAGGCAACTCTCATCGCAAAGCTGGAGTACTTCAATCCGGCCGGAAGCGTTAAAGATAGAATCGGATTCGCGATGATTAAAGATGCCGAGGATAGAGGGGTCATTAACAAAGAGTCCGTTATCGTTGAACCGACTAGCGGTAACACTGGGGTTGGACTTGCTTTCGCGGCTGCCGCCCTCGGTTATAAGCTCATTATTACTTTACCCGAGAGCTTCAGCGTGGAACGTCGGAAGCTCTTGTTAGCTCTTGGCGCCCAATTGGTTCTTACCCCGGCTACGGAGGGAATGGCGGGCGCGATTCGAAAAGCGGATGAAATCGCAGCCTCGCTTCCTAACGCTTACGTGCCGCAACAATTCAAGAATCCGGCTAACCCGTCCATTCATAGAACGACGACCGCGGAAGAAATCTGGAGAGATACGGACGGGGAAGTAGATATCTTCGTCGCCGGAGTTGGCTCTGGAGGAACGATCTCGGGCGTTGGAGAAACTCTGAAATCGCGCAAAAGCTCCGTTCAGATCATTGCGGTTGAGCCAAGCGATTCCGCCGTGTTATCCGGCGGGACCAAAGGCGTTCACAAGATTCAGGGCATCGGCGCCGGTTTTATCCCGGACAACTATGATGCATCGGTCGTCGACGAGGTTTATCCCGTCAAAAACGAGGATGCTTTCGAAACCGCCAGACAGCTAGCTAGAAGCGAAGGATTATTGGTCGGCATTTCATCCGGCGCCGCGGTATTCGCCGCTCTGCAAATTGCCAAGAGACCTGCCAACAAGGGCAAGAAGATCGTCGTGCTGCTACCGGATACGGGGGAACGATACCTGTCGACACCGCTTTTCCCGGAAGCCTAA
- a CDS encoding GNAT family N-acetyltransferase — protein MIRFADSSDLNAVIETDTALSAEQIQWKLQNKEFVIALFRNELVGFIRLEYLWSKFPYIGLIRVSPTHQKQGIGKRLLAFVEKDLVERGISKLYSSSQADEADPQHWHRHAGFKECGIINGINDGIGELFFVKELNV, from the coding sequence TTGATACGTTTCGCCGATAGTTCGGATCTTAACGCAGTAATAGAGACGGATACCGCTCTAAGCGCGGAGCAGATACAATGGAAGCTGCAGAACAAGGAATTCGTTATCGCGCTTTTCCGGAACGAGCTGGTTGGATTTATTCGTTTAGAGTATCTTTGGTCCAAGTTCCCGTACATCGGCTTAATTCGAGTCAGCCCGACTCATCAGAAACAAGGGATCGGCAAGCGGCTATTAGCCTTCGTCGAGAAAGACTTAGTAGAGCGCGGAATCAGCAAGCTATATAGTTCTTCGCAAGCGGATGAAGCCGACCCGCAACATTGGCATCGGCATGCAGGGTTCAAGGAATGCGGTATTATTAATGGCATTAATGATGGCATTGGCGAACTATTTTTCGTTAAGGAATTAAACGTATAA
- a CDS encoding GNAT family N-acetyltransferase — MFQYRDATLSDFHRIASFPRNRDELFYMYPKGNYPLTAEQLTAAATERKSLTVVTDSNEVVGYSNLYDVNAGVDCWIGNVIVCSESRGTGAASYLIQAMLNRAAVEHQAKTVNLVCHNTNTRALLFYHKLGFTPFDLRIIESYDQGKIAGVGMRKAVEGQVSL, encoded by the coding sequence ATGTTTCAGTATCGCGATGCGACGCTATCGGATTTTCATCGAATCGCCTCTTTTCCGCGAAATCGAGATGAACTATTTTACATGTATCCTAAGGGAAATTATCCGCTAACAGCCGAACAATTGACCGCCGCGGCAACCGAGAGAAAGTCTCTGACTGTCGTTACGGATTCGAACGAGGTTGTTGGTTATAGCAATCTGTACGATGTGAACGCAGGTGTAGATTGCTGGATCGGCAATGTTATCGTATGTTCGGAGAGCAGAGGAACAGGTGCCGCAAGTTATCTCATCCAAGCGATGCTCAACAGGGCAGCGGTGGAGCACCAAGCTAAGACGGTTAACTTGGTATGCCATAACACGAATACGAGAGCGTTATTATTTTACCATAAGCTTGGGTTTACGCCGTTCGATCTCAGAATCATAGAGAGTTATGATCAAGGTAAAATTGCCGGAGTCGGAATGAGAAAAGCGGTCGAGGGACAGGTGAGCCTATGA
- a CDS encoding metallophosphoesterase family protein: MTRTIMISDIHGCIVPLNRLLEEIAFDSSSDQLVLLGDYVDRGPRSREVVERVMELVQDYGAVALRGNHDQRLVDLILTEDAHVQAKFMEHGGLQTLHSYCDFIGDNMNVERMLQARSHIRAHYEHHIHFLNELPYYYEDENHICVHAGLNPHYPNWKDQPLLDFMYIKNDFIRAKTKVDKKVVFGHTRAMEIHGVSDIWFQEDKIGIDGGCAYGMQLNCLIYENGHYSTQAIKNKSSSL; the protein is encoded by the coding sequence ATGACGCGAACGATCATGATTAGCGACATTCACGGTTGTATTGTCCCGTTAAATCGGTTACTGGAAGAAATCGCGTTCGATAGCTCGTCCGATCAGCTTGTTCTATTAGGGGATTACGTGGACAGAGGCCCTAGGAGCAGAGAGGTCGTCGAGCGGGTCATGGAGCTGGTTCAAGATTACGGCGCGGTTGCCTTACGGGGAAACCATGATCAGAGATTGGTAGATCTCATTCTGACGGAAGACGCGCATGTCCAAGCCAAATTCATGGAGCATGGCGGGCTGCAGACCTTACATAGTTATTGCGATTTCATAGGCGATAATATGAACGTAGAGCGGATGTTGCAAGCTAGAAGTCATATCCGAGCCCACTACGAGCATCATATCCATTTCCTGAATGAGCTTCCTTACTATTACGAAGACGAGAACCACATTTGCGTCCATGCAGGTCTGAATCCCCATTATCCGAATTGGAAGGATCAGCCGCTACTGGACTTCATGTACATTAAGAATGATTTTATACGCGCGAAGACTAAGGTGGATAAGAAAGTCGTCTTCGGTCATACGAGAGCGATGGAAATTCACGGCGTTTCCGATATTTGGTTTCAAGAGGATAAGATCGGCATTGACGGCGGATGCGCTTACGGCATGCAATTGAACTGCCTCATTTACGAGAATGGCCATTACTCTACGCAAGCGATAAAAAATAAGTCGTCATCTCTTTAA
- a CDS encoding YqzG/YhdC family protein produces MNRIKMIRILCLLLVFCSLWPLDKSASIQGIPVAAAARALQPEYAKWGRIAMMHTKEKYRTADIVDYLHVGRTQVSPAIAEEVFQLWLKDGSREFGVRVTIRFYSANDQVIFISDQETSS; encoded by the coding sequence ATGAACAGAATTAAGATGATAAGGATTCTATGCCTACTCCTAGTCTTCTGTTCTCTATGGCCATTGGATAAGAGTGCGAGCATTCAAGGGATTCCCGTTGCCGCAGCGGCTCGCGCGCTCCAACCTGAATATGCCAAGTGGGGCCGGATCGCGATGATGCATACGAAGGAAAAATATCGAACCGCCGACATCGTCGATTATTTGCATGTCGGACGTACGCAAGTGAGCCCTGCTATCGCGGAAGAAGTATTCCAATTGTGGTTAAAAGACGGTTCGCGCGAGTTCGGCGTTCGGGTAACTATTCGATTCTATTCGGCGAACGACCAGGTAATCTTCATTAGCGATCAAGAAACGTCGAGTTAA
- the fumC gene encoding class II fumarate hydratase, which yields MEYRIEKDSLGEVKVPADKLWGAQTERSLANFKIGTEKIPLELIRVFALLKKSAAIVNLELGKLHRAKADAIVTAADEVIEGRWDDNFPLAVWQTGSGTQSNMNVNEVIAYRANQLLTEQGIDERVHPNDDVNRSQSSNDTFPTAMHIAALIAVEDQVLPAIEKLKLTLENKSKQFSDVIKIGRTHLQDATPITLGQEISGWVHMLEKTHRMIKESSESLRELAIGGTAVGTGINAHPSFGSKVAEKLSELSGKSFLSADNKFHALTSHDELVYVHGALKALAADLMKIANDVRWLASGPRSGIGEITIPANEPGSSIMPGKVNPTQSEAMTMVVAQVLGNDVTIGFAASQGNFELNVFKPVIIFNFLQSARLLADAIHSWNDHCAVGIEANLSVIQSLLERSLMLVTALNPHIGYENAASIAKTAHKNGLTLKEAALQSGLLTEAQFDEIVRPEQMIHPK from the coding sequence ATGGAATATCGAATCGAGAAAGATTCATTGGGAGAAGTGAAAGTTCCCGCGGATAAGCTGTGGGGTGCGCAAACGGAGCGAAGCTTGGCCAATTTCAAGATCGGCACGGAGAAAATTCCGTTGGAACTGATCCGCGTGTTCGCCCTGCTTAAGAAAAGCGCGGCCATCGTTAATCTGGAGCTCGGTAAGTTACATCGGGCGAAAGCCGATGCGATCGTAACCGCCGCGGACGAGGTCATCGAAGGCCGTTGGGACGACAACTTCCCGCTGGCCGTCTGGCAAACCGGAAGCGGGACGCAATCGAACATGAACGTGAACGAGGTGATCGCTTACCGGGCGAATCAGTTGCTCACCGAGCAAGGCATCGACGAGCGCGTTCATCCCAACGATGACGTGAACCGGTCGCAGAGTTCCAACGATACGTTCCCGACGGCTATGCATATCGCCGCGCTAATCGCTGTCGAAGATCAAGTTTTACCGGCGATCGAGAAGCTGAAGCTCACATTGGAGAACAAGAGCAAACAATTTTCCGACGTCATCAAGATCGGGCGAACGCACTTGCAGGATGCTACGCCGATTACGCTCGGCCAAGAGATAAGCGGTTGGGTACACATGTTGGAGAAGACGCATCGGATGATCAAGGAAAGCTCGGAGAGCTTACGCGAACTTGCCATAGGGGGAACCGCGGTCGGCACCGGAATTAATGCCCACCCGTCTTTCGGCTCGAAAGTGGCGGAGAAACTAAGCGAATTATCGGGGAAATCTTTCTTGTCCGCGGATAATAAATTCCATGCGCTTACGAGCCACGACGAGCTTGTCTACGTTCATGGCGCGCTTAAAGCGTTGGCGGCGGATCTGATGAAGATCGCTAACGATGTCAGATGGCTGGCAAGCGGGCCAAGGAGCGGAATCGGCGAGATTACGATCCCCGCGAACGAACCCGGCAGCTCCATAATGCCGGGAAAAGTGAATCCGACCCAATCGGAAGCGATGACGATGGTCGTCGCTCAAGTGTTGGGGAACGACGTGACGATCGGGTTCGCGGCGAGCCAGGGGAACTTCGAGTTAAACGTGTTCAAACCGGTTATCATCTTCAACTTCCTGCAATCCGCAAGGCTGCTCGCCGATGCGATTCATTCATGGAATGACCATTGCGCGGTAGGAATTGAAGCGAATTTGTCCGTTATCCAAAGCCTCCTGGAGCGCTCCCTCATGCTCGTAACCGCGCTGAATCCGCATATCGGATACGAGAACGCCGCATCCATCGCCAAGACGGCGCATAAGAACGGGCTCACGCTTAAGGAAGCGGCACTGCAAAGCGGATTGCTCACGGAAGCGCAATTCGACGAAATCGTACGCCCCGAGCAAATGATCCATCCCAAATAA
- a CDS encoding glycoside hydrolase family 130 protein has product MQITRHPNNPIVVPGLFEWRKVTVFNPAVIIDNDKFYMIERTAGSLTPCKNFLGLLESDDGVNFTHVKDEPIVTPDMLGFPYGSVQDPRIVKIDDTFYLNYALRPCAMNYYPTGAGIPERSIPQYPDGWGEKEEHWLTRSGIMTSKDLIHWEYLCDTTPLEINDRDNILFPEKINGRYALLRRPEEYVGEAYGTEKAAMWISYSDDLINWDEPKLLAKAENQSWESKKIGGSTPPVRTDKGWLVLYHGVDSNTVYRVGALLLDLDNPEKVIARTNNFIMEPETYYEKFGFQIPNVIFPTGNVVKDGLLYIYYGVTDTAIALATVPLDELVEYILNEPQ; this is encoded by the coding sequence ATGCAAATCACAAGACATCCGAACAATCCGATCGTTGTTCCCGGCCTATTCGAATGGCGTAAAGTAACCGTATTCAACCCTGCCGTAATTATCGATAACGATAAGTTCTATATGATCGAGAGAACCGCGGGCTCGCTTACTCCTTGCAAGAATTTCCTTGGTCTATTGGAAAGCGACGACGGAGTTAACTTCACCCACGTGAAGGATGAGCCGATCGTAACGCCGGATATGTTAGGTTTTCCCTACGGAAGCGTTCAAGATCCGCGAATCGTAAAAATCGACGATACTTTCTATTTGAACTATGCGCTCCGTCCTTGCGCGATGAATTATTATCCAACCGGCGCCGGCATTCCGGAACGTTCTATCCCGCAATATCCGGACGGGTGGGGTGAGAAGGAAGAGCATTGGTTAACGCGCTCCGGGATTATGACTTCCAAGGATCTTATCCATTGGGAGTATCTGTGCGATACGACCCCGCTCGAGATTAATGATCGCGACAACATCCTGTTCCCCGAGAAGATCAACGGAAGATACGCTCTTCTGCGTCGTCCCGAAGAATATGTCGGCGAAGCTTACGGTACGGAAAAAGCGGCCATGTGGATTAGCTATTCGGACGACCTTATCAACTGGGACGAACCGAAATTGCTAGCCAAAGCCGAGAATCAAAGCTGGGAATCCAAGAAAATCGGAGGTTCTACGCCGCCGGTCCGCACGGACAAAGGTTGGTTGGTTCTATACCACGGAGTGGATAGCAACACGGTCTACAGAGTCGGCGCTTTGTTGCTCGATCTGGACAATCCCGAGAAAGTGATCGCGAGAACGAATAACTTCATCATGGAGCCAGAAACCTATTACGAGAAGTTCGGTTTCCAAATTCCTAACGTCATTTTCCCGACCGGCAATGTCGTTAAGGACGGGTTGCTCTATATTTATTACGGCGTTACGGATACGGCGATCGCGCTTGCTACCGTGCCGCTGGACGAGCTGGTCGAGTACATCTTGAACGAGCCGCAATAA